One part of the Sorangiineae bacterium MSr11954 genome encodes these proteins:
- a CDS encoding PilZ domain-containing protein — MKTAGLSMALLQQRSVMRHAIEVPCQIVRERDMKLVARRSIDLSPEGILVPSESDVSLGDELMVSFRASDFGILFAAQGRVARILEGRRAGDRGRCLGVSFRLNAIARHILRGGLRRVPPPIPRRERDRRVDYAKTVRAIAYGVDHFYFDD; from the coding sequence TCGATGGCGTTGCTCCAGCAACGCTCGGTGATGCGCCACGCGATCGAGGTGCCCTGCCAGATCGTGCGCGAGCGGGACATGAAGCTGGTGGCCCGGCGCTCGATCGATCTTTCACCCGAGGGCATCCTGGTTCCCTCCGAGTCCGACGTGAGCCTCGGCGACGAGCTGATGGTCTCATTTCGCGCGAGCGATTTCGGAATTCTATTCGCGGCCCAAGGGCGGGTCGCCCGCATCCTCGAGGGCCGGCGCGCAGGCGACCGCGGTCGCTGCCTGGGCGTCTCCTTTCGCCTGAACGCGATCGCCCGCCATATCCTGCGCGGCGGCCTGCGCCGTGTTCCACCGCCCATCCCCCGACGCGAGCGCGACCGTCGCGTCGACTACGCCAAGACGGTGCGCGCGATCGCGTATGGAGTAGACCACTTTTATTTCGACGATTAG